The sequence GTTTGATCATGGAACTGTCAAAGCAGCTGGTAATTATCAGGAACTTTTAGAAAAATCCCAAAGTTTCAAAGAAATGATAAATATCGCTAAAACAAAATTAAGAGAAGACGATATTGAACACTTCCTTGAAAGTTGACCACTACATTTTCCTATGAGGCAAGCCATACTTTCTTGATTAAATTCAAATCCTATAAGTTGACTTTCTAGCAGTTACATAGCAGACTCAATCGTATGCTTACGCTAAAGCCCAAGCACCTACTAATGCAATAATTATTATATTTTTTTATATATTTTACTGCCAAGAGATGCCAGCCAGGGCACAATTCATAAAAATTCTTTCAACAAGGTTAGGCTTTAAGCAAATAATTTTAGCCAATAATGAATTGATTTATAGCAATAGTGAGCCGCAGATCAAAAAAATATTTTTTTACATTTAAAGTTTAAACACATAAACTCTTCTCTTTCTATGCAGTATCAATGCTAGGATTGATTGTTAATTAAATATGCCTTTAGTCTAACTTATTCTCTAAAAAGACGAGCCACATAAGCCCAAACTAATTATCTATTATCTTCATAAAAGCCTTTTTATATAGGTTTATAGCACTTTAAAGCCAATCTAAGATTTCGAAATTAAAGGAAGGAACATCAAGCAGGCGTGCAAGTATGACGTGCATACACAAATTTATATCATAGTGATCAATAAATTTAATTTATTCCAAGAAAAAAATTTACTTTAGCTCTCTTGAGTATAAATAAAAGCACATTCCACGCAATATAGGCATTTTCTGGCAAACAAGATATCTACTAATCCATATATTCCAAATTTTGAATGAATTAAGTAAAAAATGCTTTCAAAACTTCATTCTCCTTAGCAAAACCATCAAATTCCACTAGGTCAAGCGTAGAATCAGCTACTGGTTTAGATAAAGGCAATGACAGCAACTGCTTCTGCTGCCCCAGCTACTAACAATACTACTCCTGGGAAAAATGATCTTCCCCCTCATCTCAATGAGAATCTCCTAACACCACGTTTTTATACAACCGAATTCGAAAAGGCAGCCAAAACAGATCTGGACATTGCCAGAGAAGATTTTGAAGCAATGTTCAAAGAAATGGAGGCCGACTATAACCTCAAGCATTTCGATCGCAAGGCATCACTCGATCGCTTGAATGAACTGTCACCCTCTGATAAGGCTGTATATGAGAGCTACTTGGTCCGTTCTGTAGTATCTGAATTCTCTGGTTTCTTGCTTTTTAAAGAGATATCAAATCGATTTAAAAAGGCAGGGAGAAAAGAGTTAGGTGAGTTTTTTCAATTTTTATCTAGAGATGAAGCACGACATGCTGGTTTTCTTGGCCGAGCCCTAAAAGCAGAAGGAATCAATGTAGACCTCCCAAACTTAGGAAATAAGCGAGCTGCTACATTTTTCCCACTCAGCTGGGTGCTCTACTCCTTATATCTGTCAGAAAAAATTGGATATTGGCGCTACATCTTGATCAACAGGCACCTCGAGGCTAATCCAGATAAAGCTTGTGCTCCTTTGTTTGACTTCTTTGAGCCTTGGTGCCAAGACGAAAACCGACATGGTGACTGCATCAATCTAATGATGCGCTGCTGGCCAGGTATGACCAAAGGGTTTCGAGGCAAATTATTAAGCCGTTTTTTCCTGTGGAGTGTTTTTCTAACTCACACTCTCACTGTTTGCGAACGAGGAGATTTCTACGAGCTTTTAGGCATTGATCCTGTTCTCTTTGATGAAGAGGTCATAATCCAAACCAACAACACTACGCGTAACGCATTTCCTTGGGTATATAAGTTTGAGGATGGAAAGTTCCTCAAGATGCGTGTTCAAATTTTAAATGCATTCCGCAATTGGAGAAATAGCTCTGGACTAGCAAAGCCAGTAGCTCTCTCCAAATTTGTTTCATTAATTATTCGTCAGTTTGCATTACCTATGGAAAAAACAAATGCAGTTAGGTATGGATAATAACTAGAGTAAGAACCTAATGAATAAAGTTTTATATTCTTACTGCTTCAAAATTTCAATTACAATAATTTATTGAGATTAATCCTGTTTGGAAATTAAACTATATATCAAATGGGCTACCTATGTGACTATCTAGATTTCCCACATGCTTACCGAATTGTAGTTGATAAACCTCATCTTCATCTTGAGTCTCAACCTCAACAGGTCCAATAGCTTTTGCAATGCAAAGGAGCGCATAGCCTTTAGAAATCATTTCTGTTGAAAGGCCAATTCCATCAGTTTGATCAATTTCTCCTGATAAAACTCTTACTGCACATGTTGTACAACAGCCATTTCTACAAGAAAAGGGCAATTGCTCTCCATGCGATTCGAAGCTGCGTAGAATATATTCTCCCTCTGGAACATCAAAAATAATAGTTCGACCAGCTTTTTTATAGTGGATAGTGACTTTATGTAGAGACTTCATGAGAAAGGGATTTACTTGATTTAAATGTGCTTTTCAAGCAAATCTACCTGGATAAAGACATTAATATCAAAAATTACCTTCTTTATAAGCAAATCATTCTTTTGACTGGGTACTAGTCAGTCAAGCAGTATCTATTTACTCACTTATATCTCTATGGGTTGGTAATGGGGGTAAGTCTGTTGCATATTCGCGCAACAAATCTAAATCAATTTGTACTATAGAACTCTCACCACCAAATCTTAACTTCAGCCAATTAATAGCCGTCAGATCTTCTGCGACGACTGCTTCAACTCCAGTGCCAGGTAAGTCAAATTTTTTTACGAGTTCTGGAGAAAGGTACCAAAAAGGAACATTAGGCCCACGTTTTTTCCGCCGTTCCTTAACTGTTTCACGTAATTGACCATTGGCACTCAACTGACCAACAGGGGCTATGAGGACATGAAGAGCTTTGGCCTCTGACATAAAAAAATTTTAATATGTTTGAATCTTAGTTCGCCAAGGTGAAAAGACTCCAACTATATACTTCAGCACAAAATTGTCTGGTTTACTCACCTTCATTAGACCCATCAAAAGGCTTTAGACACCATCTAAAGAAAGGATCTATATTGCCGAAGATGAAAGCGCCGTCTTCTGCCGAGCGATGCATCAGGGACCATGAACTATGATTAAGAAAAGGATGCGAACTGAACATGATTAACTTTCTTCTTGGAACTCATGAATTTCTTGGAAATCATAGTTTCGCAGAATTTTTAATTGGGTACCTCTTTGGTGGAGCGTTAATTATTGGTGCACCAACAGTATTTTTAATTATGGTATTTACGAGTGCCCTAATGAAAACCAATGGCAAAATGGGTGGTTATAAAGAATATGCAGTTTACGGAAAATCATCTTTGAATGATTGTCCACCCTTCATCCTGCCAGATCCAACTGCTACTAAAGCAAAATAAAATCAATGGAGCCTTAACAAATTAACCTATATTGTTAATCTTCAATTTCTCCTATACGGACTCCCACGGTAGATAAAAGTCTTGAACCAAATGTGCTGATTACCTCTATAAAATCTGATTTAAATGTCTATTAATACTATCTTTTATGAAGAACTGGTTTCTCAAAAAAAATTCAAATGTCTACTCTTTACAAAAGCTAGAGACTTTTACTAATAAAGAGGAGCTAATAAATAAGCTTAAAATAGAAATAGAAAAAGTAGATGCATCACTATCAAACGCAACATCTGAACTTATACGCGCTCAAACAATAGGCATCAAAATCGCTCTATCTAGAAATAACAATTGGATTGATCAATTGCAAAAGAAAGCTTACTGGTCAAATATTCAAAATTCAGCCTCGTGGCATAGAGAAAAGATATTGCACCTATACCAAGAAAGAAGGACTCTCCAAATAAAATTAGATAAATTAACTGGAAAGTATTGGTCTAAGCAGATCTTGAATTTGTTAAAACTTATAGGTTTAGGGGTAACTATTATTTTTGCACTCTGGCTTACAATGATGGGTATCATGGCAACAATTTTTCTCCTCCCACTATTTGCTTTAATCCTGCTCGGATATTTTATTGTTTTAAACAAGAACAAGAGAATATAAATCCCATTAAATTTGAGTGCACAATAATTATGGTGATGCTTAGCTATATGCTAACTTTTATTTTTCAAAATAGTCTTCTCAAGGAGACTTAATTGCTTATTAAATTCCCTTAATTCGACTGAAAATGTTTGTCTAGCTGTAGTCTTAATGGAATTATTTTCTGATGGCTTAATCTGAGCATAAGCTGAATTTGTTGAGAGGATCAAAAAAGCAAGAAAAAGATATGGCCAAGAATTAGATTTTCCAAAACGGACAAATTCCTGTTTGAATTTTACTGATATAGGATCTAAGAGTCCCTCCAAAAATTGAAGACTGTCCAAAAGTTTATTTAACTCCATGATTAAACATGGTCTAGATTCCTTAATTTTTACGCAATTTACATATAAAGCAAGGTGTAGTGGCAAAATTATTTTTCGAGGCAACTATTAAAAGATACAAACTAAAAATAAAAGTGCTTCATTACCAGAAAAATTCGAGCTCAAAGAGGCATAAGCAAAAGAAAATGCTTATCAAAGACAATTCTCTAATGAACTAATTAGTAAAGTTTAGCAATATCAATTGATCAGCGAATGTCTTTAATCTTGGTAAAGGCAAGAAAAAATTACTTCCTTGGCTTATCACGTAAATCAAAGGTCTGTTTCTCCTGTGGTAATTCTCCTTCAATAAAAGATGAGAAGAAAAATAATATACGACCAAATACAGGGACCCAGAAATTCTCGTAGAATTTTTTCAATGGATTCTTTTGCGGATCTTTTAATGGATTATTCATCTTTTTAAATATGATTAATACGCAATCGGAACGAAAATAACATCTAAGAAATTAATAAAATTGTAAAGCTATGGATTAAAATATAATAGCAATATAACACATTAGCGGGATGAGTAGATCAATAAAAACATTAAGATATAAAATTAGCAATGTTCAAGGGCTGTATCAACAGTAATTATAAATCTAAGAAATTAAAATTTTTGTCTATAAGTAAATAAAAGATATGGGCTTGCAAAATATTATTAACCTTGCTATACACAACTTAGTATCACAATGTCTACATTAAGAAAGAGAAAAATCACTAACATGATAGTCTCATATTTAAAAAAAGCAACTGGCATAGGAAGTTTAATTAATATTTGAAACTCATCAATCATATTTTAAGCGCGCTAATTAATGAAGAATCAAAGAGATGGTATAATTTCATTTTAAAGAGTTTATAAATATGCTCAATAGTTTACTAAGATTAGCTTTAGAAACTAAAGTAAAGGTCAATTATTACTTTTCCAATATATATTATCCATGGAAGACATATAAGAAATCATCTATCGATAACGCATTTTACAATGATGACAAACTAAGATATCGCAATTACTCTTCTAAAGATAAGTTTATAAATTTAGGAGCTGGTTCAACTTTCTATCATCCAAGATGGACTTGCTTAGATTTCTATAAAAATGGAATGAACAAAATCTTCCCGAATTATATTCCATGGGACTTTACACTTGAAAAACCTCTTCCAGGTTTATATAAGCTTGTATATTGTTCTCATGTATTTGAACATATACCCAAACAGTCAAGTGAAAAGTTTATAGATAATATATTTAATTCAATGCAGCCAGGAGGTATCTTGAGAATGACTCTACCAGATGCTGACTTAGGCTACGAAGCTTACTCTGAAGGAAGATATGATGTTCTACAAATTTGGGAAAATAAGATTGCTAAAAGTGGTATTAATGTTGATAAAGAATATTATTTTGAATTTCTTCTCTTACATTGTTTTGCTACATCTAAAACATGGGAGTTCACTCCTGCTCTTGCTAAAAGCATTCGTAAAGCTCACAAAATCTTGAGCAAAAGTGAGTTTCTTGATTTGTTGATTTCAGGAATAAATAGTAATGTTGAGGATGGGCAAGACCATGTCAACTGGTTTAATTATACTAAGCTGGAGAAATTACTTATAGATAAAGGTTTTTCTAAAGTTTATAGAAGTGCATATGGCCAATCTAAAAGTCCAGCAATGAGAGATGTTCCTTTGTTCGATGAGTTTATACCATGTATGACTCTTTATATAGAGGCAGTAAAATAAACTAAAGTTGAATTTCACCTAACAGATCAATCAAGTAACATGTTAAAATTAATAAAAATAAAGCCAAAATGTTAAATATTCTAAGCAGAGAATTAATTAAAAGAAAAGCAAAGATACTAGCTAATTTTTTCTTTGATAAGATAATGCCATACAAGCGTTTGCGCAAATTTTCTATAGATCGCTGGATTTATAGAAATGAGTCTGATAGGTATAAACTCTATAAAAGTAAGGATCATTATATAAATATAGCTCCAGATAATAATTTTTATCATCCCAAATGGGACTGTCTAGTGCCTTATTCTGATAAGAGGCATAAATTTCTATCTAGTTATTTAGAATATAATTTCTCAAACATACAAGAATTTCCAAATACCTATAAATTGGCATATTCTTCTCATTTTCTTCAATTAATTCCTCATGCATTATTAGAGTCACTTTTAGGTCATATTTATGAGGCATTATCCAGCCAAGGAATTTTTAGGGTAGTTGTACCAGATGCAGATCTTGCCTATGAAGCATATAAGGAAAAGAGAATAGATTTCTTTGAAATTATCTCACCTAGAAAATATTCATTCGAAAAGAATGAATATTTTTTTGAAATAATGATTACTTCATTTATTTCAGGAAATAAACCCAATAATTTAAAGATTGATTCGAAGACAGGAAGCACAATTAGGAAAGCGTATAAAGAAATGAATAAGGAAAGATTTTTTGATTTTTTGATTGATTTAATTAGTTCTCAAGTCAAAAGTTCAACAAGTAATATGAATTGGCTTAACTATACCAAGCTATATGATTATTTAAGCAACGCTGGCTTCTCAACAGTCTACAAAAGTAGGTTCGGACAGTCCAAAAGTCCTGCGATGAGAGATATACCATTATTTGATGCGAAGCTTCCATGTTTTAGTCTCTATATAGAAGCTTCAAAATAAAGATTCTTTTTATGTAAAGAAGTTCATATGACATAAATAATCTAAAAATATTCAATAGCTAATAATCAAAAAATAAATTTATTATGTAATCAATACAACTAAATGCGAAACTGCTTATTTATAGACCTTAGTTATTCTCTGACTTTTCTTTATTAAGATCCCACGTTGATCCACAAAGAAGAACCAGACAAGCCACTGTTCCTACTGTTCCTTGTTGCATCGGTAAAGAACAAGCAGGTTTCCTTATCTCTCCATCTTTATTGTCATACCAACAACGATTAGAGACATCACTTTTGGATGCTTCATAAAAATTCGTTCCACTAAATACTCCACATCCAATTGCCCCTATTCCTAAAAGTATTCGAATCAAAGGATTCATCTGAAAGTCTATTAAATAATGACTATAAGTTTCTCATACATCTCCTCGTTAACCTTACTCAGGAAAAGAAATACATGAATATGTTAAAACAAGTAGTATAAAAGCGGTTTATTACAAATAAATAAGCCTCAAACCCCTTGCAGAACAAGGGATTTCCATCAAGTTGTATAGTCGGCATTTATGTGTACATAAGAGCAAAATCAAGGCTATTACTGGGTTATCAATTGATTGACAGGCGGTATTTCGCGGTATAAATATTTTCTGGGAGCTCAAAACCCAGTTATTGCAATACCGCGGTATAAAAGCGGTATAAAACGATTAAGAATAAAACTAAAAGCGATATCTAAGGCCTGTAAACATTGCAATTTTTTCAAAGCCATCCTGTTTATAACTATTGTGGTTAGCTGTATGTACGTTCTGTCCTATTCTAAAGTTATCAGTAACTTCATAGCTTAATTCAGTATAAATTTCAGATCTCTGATTTAATTCATATGTTGCTCCAATTATTAACTGTTGACTATCCATATCGGTTGTGTGGATTTTTGTTGTATCCCCAGCAGCTGTACCTCCTTTATTTTTATATGTAGATTTTCCATAGCCATATCCAACATAAGGTGAAAGTTTAGAGTTGGAATTAAAGTCGTAAAAAGCACGAATTGACTTTGTAGTTAAGTCTAAATCTCCAGTAGCCGTTGAATCTGCTCCGTTTTGACTATAGTCTTCATATTCAAAAGTGTCTTTCCCATATTCAAATTCGGTTCTTATATTTCCAAAGTCATAACCAACTCCAAATTTAAACTGCCAATCATTGCTTTCATATTCCCAATTACCAAAGACATCAGAAGAATCAAAATTGATTTCACTTGATTGATAATGAGCCTTGCCTATACCAGAAGACAAGTAAAAACCTTTTCTGGTATTACTCTCCTCAGCTAATGCAGGATTCACAATGCAAGTACAAGAGATAATACCAGCGCAAATGAAACGACTAGCCTGATTTTTCACTTACAATTTCAACAATTTCAAGTATCAATTTACACAAGGCTTAAGGAATGGAAAGAATTCGAAGGCCACTAATCTCAGCGTCCCTTCGGATTAATATTAAAAAATTTTAGCTTTAAAGAGCCTACTAATTATCCATTTAATTAAGCTTCAAGCTTATGCAACTAATTTATTTCGTGAAATTAGAGAACTGCTCATATATAAAATTAAACTCAAAAGTTAAAGTTTATTTTTAGAAGGCCTAAAAGCATTACAGAATCATGGGCGACACTTTCCAGAGTCGAAATATTAAAAGCAGCTAGATCAATTTGTGTTAAGATGATCAAATATTATTGAGAAAATAATATGTTCGAATCCAGTTGTGTGAGCGCGGTATATTATAAATAAATAAGCCTCAAACCCCTTGCAGGACAAGGGATTTCAATCAAGTTGTATAGTCGGCATTTATACAGATCTTTTGGATGTGTAATACAAACCTTTTTTAGAAGTCAGTCATACCAAGTCATTGGGAGCACAGAAAACAAGGGATATTTATCACACAGTTGTCACAGTGGGCATTCAGTGTTGTCACACTTGCGGAATGAGACGAACCATACATTGCATTAGAAAACCAGTTCAATCATTGACCACTAGAATATCTAAAGCATCTAGGAGACAATCGATTGTTAGTAAATTTTAGAGATGTCAATTACAAGCAAAGTTGTCTCTTTGTGCACAGGAATATTTCTAACCACAACTGCAAGTCCAACACTCGCAGATGTCCTGCCGTCTAATGGAAGTGCTAACAAAGATGATGATAAAGGTTTTTATTTAACTGTCGGTGTCGGTTATCATCATCTTCAGAACGAAAAAGCAAAAGCAGGTCCGGATAGTTCAGTAACTGAGGGTGAAACAATAATCGATCAGTTTGATGGAGGTTATGGAATAGAAACTGGTCTTGGTTATGATTTTGGAAACATTAGAACAGAACTAACTTACAAATTAATCGACAATGAATTAAAAAGCGCTTATCTAGGCAACCTCGGAAGCACAACATCAGCAAGTGGTTCTGTTGATGCTCATTTATATCTGCTCAGTGCTTATTACGACCTCAAAACCTCCTCTCGTATTAAACCTTATTTTGGCGGCGGTTTGGGGTTTGGTAATCTTGTGATCAGAGACATTACTGAAACAACATCTAGCGGAACACTCACTACTGCTGATGATGATGTTGATGTTTTTGCTTATCACGGCAAAATTGGTGCTTCTTATCTCGCAAACGAAAAAACTGATATTTTTCTTGAGGGTGTAATTACACGAACAGATGAATTCAAGTATGCCTCAAATTCTTACGATCCTTTGACAGATATCGGAGTTAATTTAGGCATAAGATATCGTTTTTAAAAGCATTCTGGGTTATAAAAAGGTGAGCATTAATATCACATAGTTGTCACATTTACTAAAGGTGCGTATAAAAAATAAACAACTATTTAGTCCTGCCAGTGGATTTGGGTTGTCACACTATTAGGTTGTGTAATCGGCATTTATATACAACATTCGCTTTTTTGATATACAACATCCTTTAAACCCCTTGCCACTACTCGAGTAGAGACAATAGGAAATAATCACATAATAATCACACTGAGTCAAAAAATAATCACATAAACTTTTTGAGATGCTTCGTTTTCACAAAAGAATTAATAACAAGATGTTGTTCCTAGAAATTCATTGTGAGAACATGTCTCAGAATAAGAACTTCCACCAACAGTACCTGTTGTTGTAGTCGTGCCAAGAAACTCATTATGAGTAGTAGTTGTATTTACGCTCTGTCCATTGATTGATCCAGAACAAGATGTTGTTCCTAGAAAGTCATTATGAGAACATGTATACCCTGCATAAGCAGAAGGAATTATGCCCATAATTCCAACAATAGAAATGCTTGATGCAAAAAATAATTTAAAGGGAGTCATGGAATTAACTTAATTACACCTTCTTATAGTTCTAGGTATCAATTGG comes from Prochlorococcus sp. MIT 1307 and encodes:
- the acsF gene encoding magnesium-protoporphyrin IX monomethyl ester (oxidative) cyclase, yielding MTATASAAPATNNTTPGKNDLPPHLNENLLTPRFYTTEFEKAAKTDLDIAREDFEAMFKEMEADYNLKHFDRKASLDRLNELSPSDKAVYESYLVRSVVSEFSGFLLFKEISNRFKKAGRKELGEFFQFLSRDEARHAGFLGRALKAEGINVDLPNLGNKRAATFFPLSWVLYSLYLSEKIGYWRYILINRHLEANPDKACAPLFDFFEPWCQDENRHGDCINLMMRCWPGMTKGFRGKLLSRFFLWSVFLTHTLTVCERGDFYELLGIDPVLFDEEVIIQTNNTTRNAFPWVYKFEDGKFLKMRVQILNAFRNWRNSSGLAKPVALSKFVSLIIRQFALPMEKTNAVRYG
- a CDS encoding 2Fe-2S iron-sulfur cluster-binding protein, whose amino-acid sequence is MKSLHKVTIHYKKAGRTIIFDVPEGEYILRSFESHGEQLPFSCRNGCCTTCAVRVLSGEIDQTDGIGLSTEMISKGYALLCIAKAIGPVEVETQDEDEVYQLQFGKHVGNLDSHIGSPFDI
- a CDS encoding methyltransferase domain-containing protein; translated protein: MLNSLLRLALETKVKVNYYFSNIYYPWKTYKKSSIDNAFYNDDKLRYRNYSSKDKFINLGAGSTFYHPRWTCLDFYKNGMNKIFPNYIPWDFTLEKPLPGLYKLVYCSHVFEHIPKQSSEKFIDNIFNSMQPGGILRMTLPDADLGYEAYSEGRYDVLQIWENKIAKSGINVDKEYYFEFLLLHCFATSKTWEFTPALAKSIRKAHKILSKSEFLDLLISGINSNVEDGQDHVNWFNYTKLEKLLIDKGFSKVYRSAYGQSKSPAMRDVPLFDEFIPCMTLYIEAVK
- a CDS encoding outer membrane beta-barrel protein, with the translated sequence MKNQASRFICAGIISCTCIVNPALAEESNTRKGFYLSSGIGKAHYQSSEINFDSSDVFGNWEYESNDWQFKFGVGYDFGNIRTEFEYGKDTFEYEDYSQNGADSTATGDLDLTTKSIRAFYDFNSNSKLSPYVGYGYGKSTYKNKGGTAAGDTTKIHTTDMDSQQLIIGATYELNQRSEIYTELSYEVTDNFRIGQNVHTANHNSYKQDGFEKIAMFTGLRYRF
- a CDS encoding outer membrane beta-barrel protein, encoding MSITSKVVSLCTGIFLTTTASPTLADVLPSNGSANKDDDKGFYLTVGVGYHHLQNEKAKAGPDSSVTEGETIIDQFDGGYGIETGLGYDFGNIRTELTYKLIDNELKSAYLGNLGSTTSASGSVDAHLYLLSAYYDLKTSSRIKPYFGGGLGFGNLVIRDITETTSSGTLTTADDDVDVFAYHGKIGASYLANEKTDIFLEGVITRTDEFKYASNSYDPLTDIGVNLGIRYRF